A region of Novipirellula artificiosorum DNA encodes the following proteins:
- a CDS encoding serine/threonine protein kinase: MGDSANRTKEIFLAAMSIEQVEDREKYVDDQCGDDLQLRNRVERLIAAADAPDSLLDRTESVVSQAPLDECGKIVGSYKILDRIGEGGMGSVYLAEQKQPVKRRVAIKLIKPGMDSRQIVARFDAERQALAMMDHPNIAKVLEAGTADDGRPYFVMELVKGVSIIEFCQQHKLSPHDRLKLFIEVCSAVQHAHQKGIIHRDLKPSNILVAMFDDVPTVKVIDFGVAKAINQDLTERTMFTQIGQIIGTIEYMSPEQAQFNQLDIDTRSDIYSLGVLLYELLTGMTPFDKDRLRSAALDNVLKIIREEEPPKPSTRVSTAQKAGMVAGGQGDPGKGRLFSMLRGDLDWLIMKALAKERDRRYQTASAVAADVQRYLDGEAIEARPPSTRYRLSKFVRRNRSSVVAGLLVSLILVGATVALTLSLTEALRLQGKLKDALIYRAVIDAMAGNIETACDSIDEIGDRSSEKWKTTLRALNNVHNGNAEAAVEPMEKLCESEPDNVVAGSILAAAYDRSYQSKDKEEKIMQLNTLERTNPLEELLYQSVQSVFFEPQSATEQIQTLVDEHNWELARVLLAKAKVYLAIDTSDWEEAARAAELIQDSKKRLPPLQTTYSVELMANLTAYYLAKPEITESRTWLEDADAAAAILEEQYPLASVPELAAYYLVRRDAPERSMEIVREFATSTQLDACFLGLQLLTGDYSDRGEGVPFSSYITIETVKDLDRAAESIRNEIKDYEGVSVRTVWGRTPLCACGEQEKADTIRVWQQMLEDSESLLWNLEYALNLLSGNWALEDGLEKAGDSRIKQSLVHFAVGTRALYIEKDREKAKRQYEACEKFKLFDVDYYYLTRAYLKRFEDPDWPHWIPREESE; encoded by the coding sequence ATGGGCGATTCGGCAAACCGAACCAAAGAGATTTTCCTTGCCGCAATGTCGATTGAGCAAGTGGAAGATCGTGAGAAATACGTTGACGATCAATGCGGCGATGACTTGCAGCTTCGGAATCGAGTCGAGCGTTTGATCGCCGCCGCCGATGCACCGGATAGTCTGTTGGACCGTACCGAATCGGTGGTATCGCAGGCGCCGCTCGATGAATGCGGCAAGATCGTCGGCTCCTACAAGATTTTGGATCGGATCGGCGAAGGCGGAATGGGCAGCGTCTACCTGGCCGAGCAAAAGCAACCAGTCAAACGGCGCGTCGCGATCAAACTGATCAAACCCGGAATGGATTCACGCCAAATCGTGGCTCGCTTCGATGCCGAACGTCAGGCGTTGGCGATGATGGATCACCCGAATATCGCCAAAGTGCTCGAGGCGGGAACTGCTGACGATGGCCGCCCCTACTTTGTGATGGAATTGGTGAAGGGGGTGTCGATCATCGAGTTTTGCCAACAGCACAAACTTTCTCCGCATGATCGGCTGAAACTGTTCATTGAAGTCTGCAGCGCCGTCCAGCACGCTCATCAAAAAGGGATCATTCATCGCGATCTGAAACCATCCAACATTTTGGTGGCGATGTTTGATGATGTGCCCACTGTGAAAGTGATTGACTTCGGTGTCGCCAAAGCGATCAACCAAGATCTGACCGAGCGAACGATGTTCACGCAAATCGGCCAGATCATCGGCACCATTGAATACATGAGCCCCGAGCAGGCTCAGTTCAACCAACTCGACATCGACACCCGCAGCGACATCTATTCGTTGGGAGTCCTATTGTATGAACTTCTCACCGGCATGACGCCCTTTGACAAGGATCGTTTGCGTTCGGCGGCGCTAGACAACGTGTTGAAGATCATTCGAGAGGAAGAGCCACCGAAACCGAGCACGCGAGTCAGTACGGCACAGAAAGCGGGGATGGTTGCGGGCGGGCAAGGCGATCCAGGAAAAGGACGATTGTTTTCGATGCTCCGTGGCGATCTTGATTGGCTGATCATGAAGGCATTGGCCAAGGAACGCGATCGCCGCTACCAAACCGCCAGTGCGGTGGCAGCCGATGTACAACGTTACTTGGACGGTGAAGCCATCGAAGCTCGCCCGCCGTCGACACGTTACCGTCTTTCAAAATTTGTGCGGCGAAATCGCAGTTCCGTGGTTGCGGGACTCCTCGTCAGTTTGATCCTGGTAGGAGCAACCGTCGCATTGACTCTTAGTTTGACCGAGGCGTTACGACTTCAGGGCAAGCTGAAAGACGCCCTGATCTACCGTGCAGTCATTGATGCGATGGCAGGAAACATTGAAACGGCTTGCGATTCAATCGACGAGATTGGTGACCGCTCATCGGAAAAATGGAAAACGACATTGCGAGCACTCAACAATGTTCATAACGGAAACGCTGAAGCAGCCGTTGAGCCGATGGAGAAACTCTGTGAGAGCGAACCCGACAACGTTGTTGCTGGATCGATTCTTGCCGCAGCATACGATCGGAGTTATCAGTCAAAAGACAAGGAGGAAAAAATCATGCAGCTGAACACCTTGGAGCGGACAAATCCACTCGAGGAGTTATTGTATCAATCAGTTCAATCGGTCTTTTTTGAACCTCAGTCGGCGACAGAGCAGATTCAGACACTGGTTGATGAACACAACTGGGAACTTGCTCGAGTTCTTCTGGCCAAGGCGAAAGTCTACCTAGCGATCGACACGAGTGACTGGGAGGAAGCAGCAAGAGCCGCTGAACTCATTCAGGATTCCAAGAAAAGACTACCACCCCTCCAAACAACCTACTCGGTCGAGCTAATGGCCAACCTTACGGCATATTACCTTGCTAAACCGGAAATCACGGAGTCGAGAACATGGCTAGAAGATGCGGATGCCGCTGCAGCCATTTTGGAGGAGCAGTATCCGCTCGCTTCTGTTCCTGAATTGGCGGCGTACTATTTGGTTCGTCGTGATGCGCCGGAACGAAGTATGGAAATCGTGCGAGAGTTCGCTACATCCACACAACTTGACGCCTGTTTTCTTGGTCTCCAACTTCTCACCGGAGACTACAGCGATCGGGGTGAGGGAGTCCCTTTCTCTTCCTATATCACAATCGAAACAGTAAAAGACTTGGATCGGGCAGCCGAATCAATTCGAAATGAAATCAAAGACTACGAAGGCGTCTCAGTTCGTACGGTATGGGGAAGAACTCCGCTTTGTGCATGTGGAGAGCAAGAGAAGGCAGATACAATCCGGGTTTGGCAACAAATGCTTGAAGATAGCGAATCACTGTTGTGGAATCTTGAATATGCGTTAAATCTGCTCTCCGGAAACTGGGCTCTTGAGGACGGGCTCGAGAAAGCCGGAGATTCACGAATCAAACAATCCTTGGTGCATTTCGCGGTCGGAACGCGCGCCCTGTACATCGAGAAAGATCGGGAGAAAGCAAAACGACAATATGAGGCTTGTGAGAAATTCAAACTGTTCGACGTCGACTACTACTACTTGACGCGAGCCTATCTCAAACGTTTTGAAGATCCTGATTGGCCCCATTGGATTCCCCGTGAGGAATCCGAATAG
- a CDS encoding ECF-type sigma factor — MKAAVFLNQRRACESNFHHNVVMQDVTQILSRIESGDSAASAELLPLVYDELRRLAAVRLSREKPGQTLQATALVHEAYLRIAGGEKSNGWSGRGHFFGAAAEAMRRIMVERARHRKAAKHGGEFERVEFSESDLLDAHAPEKILELNDAIDALAAEDAEAAELVKLRVFADFSVDEAGKMLGFSRTTAYRHWSYARAWLKDYMEAGA; from the coding sequence ATGAAAGCCGCGGTATTCTTGAACCAGCGGCGTGCATGCGAAAGCAATTTCCATCACAATGTTGTCATGCAAGACGTCACACAAATCCTTTCACGCATCGAATCGGGTGACTCCGCTGCATCTGCTGAGCTACTGCCATTGGTCTATGATGAGTTGCGGAGACTGGCAGCGGTTCGCCTGTCCCGTGAAAAGCCAGGACAGACTCTACAAGCGACAGCATTGGTTCATGAAGCCTATTTGCGAATCGCAGGAGGTGAGAAATCAAACGGTTGGAGCGGACGTGGTCACTTTTTTGGTGCCGCAGCCGAAGCCATGCGGCGGATCATGGTAGAGCGAGCTCGGCACCGAAAAGCGGCGAAACATGGGGGCGAGTTTGAACGAGTCGAATTCTCGGAAAGCGATCTATTGGATGCCCATGCACCAGAGAAAATCTTGGAACTGAATGATGCAATCGATGCATTGGCGGCCGAAGATGCGGAGGCTGCCGAACTCGTCAAGTTAAGAGTTTTTGCCGATTTCTCGGTCGATGAAGCAGGTAAAATGCTCGGTTTCTCGCGAACAACGGCTTACCGGCACTGGTCCTATGCGCGTGCTTGGCTGAAGGACTATATGGAGGCTGGGGCGTAA